One window from the genome of Podospora pseudocomata strain CBS 415.72m chromosome 6, whole genome shotgun sequence encodes:
- a CDS encoding hypothetical protein (EggNog:ENOG503P1H6; COG:K) has translation MPRQHLTPNACLVCRKKRTKCDGQIPCRRCRSRGEECSYEDKKWRTKDHLRSEIERLRAEQRQGEAVIQALVDNKPDQWEVVQDRMRADESPDAIAEWIRSLRGLPDSSQTHRGLFGSTPASGLNNFIPTPFQSQFNPTMPGIGSVPTGGFPEAGSDVLDAFTTNNGPGNVGNGGTNICHVTSAMEGASRPSFSADLVAPGDRISLQKHGTFVCPSLSPTDNSSHTMNHPLDMAGPAACRLVPNLTPYGPPVRTWTTVTSDKHLVQRLLARFFSGLFPCLSLISYAHFIHDFEEGTARYCSEALVNAILGTACRLFNATSQLISRISFGDAFVGEAKRLLAAEDSHVNLPSIQALAILALGEMSQGNDEEAETLLRESVRASVHLVLEARDLDGKENEDFRVVRALAYCGVFSLMRFLRLLTGDLEPKVGPLFIRLQPNSASLDEDTPQTRVERGIALQTQFFAELRFCPPSSRFIFEVMETAHTFLSYNYSRAMTASDLESAYDRCVCSYRQFLESLAPASSPSQDTLLAQIWYHFCMLNLMRPFVSNSNNLVDGTTPKLSGGARPSVICHRASEAIISLTGTYQARNFIAYLPPLLPYMVFTAVLFELTLTASPVLCQQGLTDSPSSLSPLTGYQSPIQAASKPGTRWSQLPQASAPRPGFCSSDSEPVSPASTRQANQTTYRRVSGVSTISTGFSSSEQSRRPSGCSFLSGTPRDQDEISTSDTESDLFPVFSSQPSDLVTVGSLQLASMSARHLGATEASRLLRGLGNIRDVAEVRLNLAALTASLPFPAVEFGTSILLTGLGLQKVPVASVVPGASTFCGGLSPMSVPKVESTKSPTGDLSSAQLPTSLQQAPGP, from the exons ATGCCTAGGCAACATCTCACCCCAAACGCTTGTTTGGTATGCCGCAAAAAGAGAACCAAA TGTGATGGACAGATACCATGTCGCCGATGCAGGTCAAGGGGCGAGGAGTGCTCCTACGAGGATAAGAAATGGAGGACCAAAGACCACCTGCGATCCGAAATTGAAAGGCTGAGGGCAGAGCAGCGGCAAGGCGAGGCAGTTATCCAAGCACTTGTTGACAACAAGCCGGACCAGTGGGAAGTAGTTCAGGACCGCATGCGCGCCGATGAATCCCCCGATGCCATTGCAGAATGGATTCGCTCACTGAGAGGTTTGCCGGATTCTTCACAGACTCACCGGGGTCTATTTGGGAGTACGCCTGCCAGTGGGCTAAACAACTTTATACCCACACCCTTCCAGTCACAATTCAACCCAACGATGCCCGGAATAGGGAGTGTGCCAACCGGCGGCTTCCCAGAAGCAGGATCGGATGTGCTTGATGCATTCACTACGAATAATGGGCCAGGCAACGTCGGAAACGGCGGTACCAACATATGTCACGTCACCAGCGCCATGGAGGGAGCTTCTCGTCCAAGTTTTTCCGCTGACTTGGTCGCTCCTGGAGATCGTATATCATTGCAAAAACACGGGACCTTTGTTTGCCCGTCCCTGTCGCCCACAGACAACTCCTCCCATACCATGAACCACCCACTGGACATGGCTGGACCCGCGGCTTGTCGTCTTGTTCCGAATCTAACCCCCTATGGGCCTCCTGTTCGGACCTGGACTACTGTTACATCCGACAAGCATCTTGTCCAGCGACTCCTTGCGAGATTCTTCTCGGGACTCTTTCCGTGCTTGTCATTGATATCTTACGCGCACTTCATTCATGATTTTGAAGAGGGCACTGCGCGGTACTGCTCAGAAGCGCTTGTGAACGCCATCCTCGGCACAGCATGTAGGCTCTTCAACGCAACATCTCAGCTCATTTCGAGGATCAGCTTCGGCGACGCCTTTGTGGGTGAGGCAAAGAGGCTGCTAGCGGCTGAGGATAGCCACGTGAATCTCCCAAGCATACAGGCTCTCGCCATCCTTGCTCTGGGGGAGATGAGCCAAGGGAACGATGAAGAGGCCGAAACCCTCCTCCGGGAGTCGGTAAGGGCGTCAGTTCATCTTGTCTTGGAAGCTCGTGATCTGGACGGGAAGGAAAACGAGGATTTCAGAGTAGTGCGAGCACTGGCATACTGTGGTGTATTTTCTCTCATGAG GTTCCTTCGCCTCTTGACGGGAGATCTCGAGCCAAAAGTTGGGCCGTTGTTCATCCGACTTCAGCCTAATTCCGCGAGTCTTGACGAGGATACGCCCCAAACACGAGTGGAGCGAG GCATCGCGCTCCAGACGCAGTTCTTTGCCGAGTTGCGGTTTTGtccgccatcatcgaggTTTATCTTTGAGGTCATGGAGACAGCACACACCTTTCTGTCTTATAATTACTCTCGAGCCATGACCGCCAGTGATCTCGAGAGTGCATACGACAGATGTGTGTGCTCATATCGCCAGTTTCTAGAATCGTTAGCGCCAGCCTCCAGTCCCTCACAGGACACACTGCTCGCACA GATTTGGTACCATTTCTGCATGCTCAATTTGATGCGACCCTTTGTCTCGAACTCGAATAACCTCGTGGATGGCACTACCCCGAAACTGTCTGGTGGTGCCAGGCCCAGTGTCATATGTCACCGAGCTTCAGAAGCCATCATTTCGCTCACTGGCACTTACCAAGCCCGGAACTTCATTGCATATCTGCCACCTTTGTTACCGTATATGGTCTTCACTGCCGTCCTGTTTGAACTCACGTTGACGGCCAGCCCGGTTTTGTGTCAGCAAGGCCTCACCGATTCTCCGTCAAGTTTGTCTCCGCTTACTGGATATCAGTCACCTATACAGGCCGCCTCCAAGCCAGGGACCCGTTGGTCTCAACTGCCTCAGGCATCAGCTCCACGTCCAGGATTTTGTTCGTCCGACTCTGAGCCTGTATCCCCAGCGTCTACCAGACAGGCCAACCAAACTACCTACCGCCGGGTGTCCGGTGTCTCGACTATCTCCACCGGATTTTCAAGTAGCGAGCAGAGCAGGCGGCCGAGTGGCTGTAGTTTTCTTTCTGGCACGCCACGTGACCAGGACGAGATATCGACATCGGATACAGAGTCAGACCTATTCCCCGTGTTTTCGTCGCAACCTTCGGATCTTGTTACCGTCGGCTCACTGCAGTTAGCATCCATGAGCGCCCGCCACCTTGGTGCCACTGAGGCTTCCCGCCTACTCCGGGGGTTGGGGAACATTCGAGACGTCGCCGAAGTCAGGCTCAACCTAGCTGCACTCACCGCTTCACTGCCATTTCCAGCTGTTGAATTCGGAACTTCTATCCTACTTACCGGCCTTGGACTTCAGAAGGTGCCGGTTGCCAGCGTGGTCCCGGGCGCTTCGACATTTTGTGGAGGGTTGAGTCCTATGTCGGTCCCAAAAGTCGAGTCTACTAAATCACCCACCGGTGACTTGTCTTCAGCCCAACTACCTACATCTCTGCAACAGGCACCGGGGCCATGA